From a region of the Rhodococcus sp. 4CII genome:
- a CDS encoding response regulator transcription factor produces MPITVLLVDDQELMRMGLTMVLDAQDDITVVGEASDGAAAVAAVRTLQPDVVLMDVRMPVVDGVSATTQILESGVASRVLVMTTFDLDEHAMGALRAGASGFLLKDTPSEDLVSAIRSVAAGDAVVSPKVTRRLLARFLDDGPAPRRDPAILDVLTEREREVLQLVATGLSNTEIAAQLFLSESTIKSHVGRILTKLNVRDRVQAVVLAYETGLVRPGS; encoded by the coding sequence GTGCCGATCACCGTGCTACTCGTCGACGACCAGGAACTGATGCGCATGGGCCTCACCATGGTGCTCGACGCCCAGGACGACATCACCGTCGTCGGCGAGGCGAGCGACGGCGCGGCCGCTGTCGCCGCGGTCCGCACACTCCAACCGGACGTGGTGCTGATGGACGTCCGGATGCCGGTGGTGGACGGGGTGAGCGCGACCACACAGATCCTGGAGTCGGGTGTCGCGAGCCGGGTGCTGGTGATGACCACCTTCGACCTCGACGAGCATGCGATGGGCGCCCTGCGGGCGGGGGCCAGCGGTTTCCTGCTCAAGGACACCCCGTCGGAAGACCTCGTGTCGGCCATTCGCAGTGTGGCCGCGGGTGACGCCGTGGTGTCGCCGAAGGTGACACGGCGACTGCTGGCGCGGTTCCTCGACGACGGTCCGGCCCCGCGTCGCGATCCGGCGATCCTCGACGTGCTGACCGAGCGCGAGCGGGAGGTGCTGCAACTGGTGGCAACGGGGTTGTCGAACACGGAGATCGCCGCTCAGCTGTTCCTCTCGGAGTCGACCATCAAATCGCATGTGGGACGAATTCTCACCAAGTTGAACGTCCGAGACCGGGTGCAGGCAGTGGTGCTGGCCTACGAGACGGGCCTGGTGCGACCCGGCTCGTAG
- a CDS encoding amidohydrolase: MPVTTQLLVGGRIYSSFAPDATSMAVTDGVVSWVGDDRAARALHPDAEVTDLGGAFVSPAFVDTHVHVTALGLNIVGLDLVGVGSLRECLDRLASFARTHADAVIWGHGWDESVWPEETGPTTAQVDEAAPGRTVYLSRIDVHSAVCSTALRRLVADLSDTAGFSSDGPLTFEAHHAARTVARSLLTAQQRSAARIAALDTIASRGIVAVHECGGPDIAGLDDFRELLSTPHGVEVRGYWGQAVTDADEARKVLDVTGAHALGGDLFIDGSLGSHTAWLSAPYADRDGATGKSYLGVDEIAAHVRACTIAKIQAGFHVIGDAAVRAAVDAFGVVADELGGPAVAAAGHRLEHAEMMTGEDAARLAQWGVIASVQPAFDALWGGPDGLYAQRLGTERALTLNPFAGAASAGVSLALSSDAPVTPVEPWAMLRAAVNHRTPGSGISPRAAFSAATRGAWRAGGVRDGLAGTLDPGAPASYAVWDAGELVVSAPKDSVQRWSTDPRSRVPALPRLEDDAPTPVLLRSVHRGSVVHER, encoded by the coding sequence TTGCCCGTGACTACACAACTGCTGGTCGGCGGCCGAATCTACAGTTCCTTTGCTCCAGACGCCACGTCGATGGCAGTGACCGACGGTGTCGTGTCGTGGGTCGGCGACGACCGCGCGGCCCGCGCACTGCACCCCGACGCGGAGGTGACCGACCTCGGCGGTGCCTTCGTCAGCCCCGCATTCGTCGACACCCACGTGCATGTCACGGCTCTCGGCTTGAACATCGTGGGTCTCGACCTGGTCGGTGTCGGCTCGCTCCGCGAATGCCTGGACCGGCTCGCGTCGTTCGCCCGCACCCACGCCGACGCCGTCATCTGGGGGCACGGCTGGGACGAGTCGGTGTGGCCGGAAGAAACCGGTCCGACCACCGCGCAAGTCGACGAGGCCGCACCCGGGCGCACCGTGTATCTGTCCCGCATCGACGTCCACTCGGCCGTGTGCTCGACCGCGCTTCGCAGGTTGGTCGCGGATCTGAGCGACACCGCCGGATTCTCGTCGGACGGGCCACTGACGTTCGAGGCGCACCACGCCGCCCGAACCGTCGCACGGTCACTGCTGACGGCCCAGCAGCGGTCCGCCGCCCGCATCGCTGCCCTCGACACCATCGCCTCCCGCGGCATCGTCGCGGTGCACGAGTGCGGCGGACCCGACATCGCCGGGCTCGACGACTTCCGTGAACTCCTGTCCACCCCGCACGGCGTCGAGGTCCGCGGCTACTGGGGCCAAGCGGTGACCGACGCCGACGAGGCCCGGAAGGTGCTGGACGTCACCGGCGCCCACGCACTGGGCGGCGACCTGTTCATCGACGGATCCCTCGGGTCGCACACCGCGTGGCTCAGCGCACCCTATGCGGATCGGGACGGCGCCACCGGCAAGAGCTACCTCGGCGTCGACGAAATCGCCGCGCATGTCCGCGCCTGCACGATCGCCAAGATCCAGGCCGGGTTCCACGTCATCGGTGACGCCGCCGTCCGGGCCGCCGTCGACGCGTTCGGCGTCGTCGCCGACGAGCTGGGCGGTCCCGCGGTCGCGGCGGCCGGGCACCGGCTCGAACACGCCGAGATGATGACCGGCGAGGACGCCGCGCGGCTGGCGCAGTGGGGTGTGATCGCCAGCGTCCAGCCCGCGTTCGACGCGCTGTGGGGTGGGCCGGACGGCCTCTACGCGCAGCGCCTCGGAACCGAGCGCGCCCTGACCCTCAACCCGTTCGCCGGGGCCGCGTCCGCAGGGGTGTCGCTGGCCCTGAGCTCGGACGCGCCGGTCACCCCGGTCGAACCCTGGGCGATGCTCCGCGCGGCGGTCAACCACCGCACACCGGGCAGCGGCATCTCCCCGCGGGCGGCGTTCTCGGCCGCCACGCGCGGTGCGTGGCGCGCCGGCGGGGTCCGCGACGGTCTCGCCGGAACCCTCGACCCGGGCGCGCCGGCCTCCTACGCCGTGTGGGATGCGGGTGAACTCGTCGTCAGTGCTCCCAAGGACTCCGTGCAGCGGTGGTCGACCGACCCCCGGTCCCGGGTGCCGGCCCTGCCGCGTCTCGAGGACGATGCGCCCACACCGGTGCTGCTGCGTTCGGTGCACCGGGGGAGCGTCGTCCATGAGCGGTAA
- a CDS encoding DUF3099 domain-containing protein: MSFSHALRSAVAGPKSRWATPPNGTAEHPISITTASVSREEQQRVRVRKYVIVMALRTLAFVLSAVVYGLTGSAWAAVAIIGVSLPLPWIVGLFVDDLPPWEQGDSHR, translated from the coding sequence GTGAGCTTCTCCCACGCGCTGCGGTCGGCCGTCGCCGGCCCGAAGTCTCGGTGGGCCACCCCACCGAACGGCACCGCCGAGCATCCGATCAGTATCACCACGGCATCCGTGTCCCGAGAAGAACAGCAGCGGGTGCGGGTGCGCAAGTACGTGATCGTGATGGCTCTCCGGACACTCGCGTTCGTGCTGTCCGCGGTGGTCTACGGACTGACCGGCAGCGCGTGGGCAGCGGTGGCGATCATCGGGGTGTCGCTTCCGCTGCCGTGGATCGTCGGTCTGTTCGTCGACGACCTGCCGCCGTGGGAGCAGGGCGACTCGCACCGGTAG
- a CDS encoding DUF2079 domain-containing protein, whose translation MDARDGRIQRVAKVTPAVLAQRADVADGMPRSLKNSVLRAEISPALSRMCAVSTGLLNEPIDRLTPSPRPHSIRKPAILAAAGAAVAAVLFWIVSGSLTDDAYISLSAARNLAVHGEWAIVHGLTANTSTSPLNVLALGALTFLTRLWGPGDPLLALGMLNAAVTGLMGWVLARICQRLGIGHGWAWLAGALVVFNPFVLSAVGLEVLLIPAAVVVMVWLALEGKDAWFGAAAGTAVLVRLDLLVFVVVIAALSPAIRTQVRRTAAGFAAVAGPWYVFSWVVLGSALPDTFLIKQGQASDVGGFNYLTGPIMYFESNPWRTVASFGPAALAVLLLVLALAAYARGRQRPVPVPGPVLALGVSGVLYYVAYVVLDTVPYHWYYVAPATTLAIFAALVVGLYWTAARGTSDRGAAGAPAVLLLMLGAGAVYYDVEGGLPWDAPPIFGNWASAHDYERVGRAVGALVGDAPVRSPGEIGTLAYFCECVMVDEFSDRGLVVEDRLVPRLAEANEPARTLLRGNYAFFDYRLAPVNPAFDLRYGEGHGPRGPMSWDVFSAARGVGHFTLVPLAG comes from the coding sequence ATGGACGCCCGCGATGGGCGAATTCAGCGAGTAGCGAAGGTCACACCGGCCGTACTCGCGCAGCGTGCCGACGTCGCGGACGGCATGCCTCGTTCACTGAAGAATTCGGTGCTGCGAGCAGAGATCTCGCCCGCACTCTCTAGGATGTGCGCGGTGTCCACAGGATTGCTGAACGAGCCGATCGATCGGCTGACGCCGTCGCCGCGACCGCACTCGATCCGGAAGCCGGCGATCCTCGCCGCGGCCGGCGCGGCGGTGGCGGCCGTACTGTTCTGGATTGTCTCCGGAAGCCTCACCGACGATGCCTACATCAGTTTGTCGGCCGCCCGGAACCTGGCGGTCCACGGGGAGTGGGCGATCGTCCACGGGCTGACCGCGAACACGTCGACGTCCCCATTGAATGTGCTCGCGCTCGGCGCACTGACATTCCTCACCAGGCTGTGGGGCCCGGGCGATCCCCTGCTCGCACTCGGAATGCTCAACGCGGCGGTCACCGGCCTGATGGGATGGGTGCTGGCGCGGATATGCCAGCGCCTGGGCATCGGGCACGGTTGGGCGTGGCTCGCCGGTGCGCTGGTGGTGTTCAATCCGTTCGTGTTGTCCGCGGTCGGGCTCGAGGTGCTGCTGATACCGGCCGCCGTCGTCGTGATGGTGTGGCTGGCACTCGAAGGCAAGGACGCCTGGTTCGGTGCGGCTGCCGGCACGGCGGTGCTGGTGCGTCTGGACCTGCTCGTGTTCGTCGTCGTCATCGCGGCCCTGTCACCGGCGATCCGCACCCAGGTGCGCCGCACCGCGGCCGGCTTCGCCGCGGTCGCCGGACCCTGGTACGTGTTCAGCTGGGTCGTCCTCGGTTCGGCTCTGCCCGATACGTTCCTGATCAAACAGGGGCAGGCCTCCGACGTGGGTGGTTTCAACTACCTCACCGGCCCGATCATGTATTTCGAATCCAACCCGTGGCGGACGGTGGCGTCGTTCGGTCCGGCCGCCCTCGCAGTTCTGCTGCTCGTGCTCGCCCTCGCCGCGTACGCCCGGGGACGGCAGCGACCGGTCCCCGTGCCGGGGCCGGTGCTCGCGCTCGGGGTGTCCGGCGTTCTCTACTACGTCGCCTACGTCGTCCTCGATACCGTGCCGTACCACTGGTATTACGTGGCGCCCGCGACGACGCTTGCGATCTTCGCGGCCCTCGTGGTCGGTCTCTACTGGACCGCCGCACGCGGCACGTCGGACCGCGGAGCCGCCGGGGCACCAGCCGTCCTGCTGCTCATGCTGGGGGCAGGCGCCGTGTATTACGACGTGGAGGGCGGTCTTCCCTGGGACGCGCCGCCCATCTTCGGCAACTGGGCGAGCGCACACGACTACGAGCGGGTCGGCCGCGCGGTCGGCGCACTGGTCGGGGATGCGCCGGTGAGATCGCCCGGCGAGATCGGCACCCTCGCGTATTTCTGCGAATGCGTCATGGTTGACGAATTCTCCGACCGCGGATTGGTGGTCGAGGACCGGTTGGTGCCCCGGCTCGCCGAGGCGAACGAACCGGCACGCACGCTGCTGCGGGGTAACTACGCCTTCTTCGACTATCGCCTCGCGCCGGTGAATCCGGCGTTCGATCTCCGGTACGGGGAGGGACACGGTCCCCGCGGGCCGATGTCGTGGGACGTGTTCTCCGCCGCGCGCGGCGTCGGCCACTTCACACTCGTTCCGCTCGCCGGCTGA
- a CDS encoding FxsA family protein, whose protein sequence is MYAALFLLYVVVEIAALVVVGHAIGVLWTVLLLLGGTLVGVLLMRSQWRRVMDGLRRAARGDGSPGAAVADGALVALGSALMFVPGLVTSVLGLLFLTPPTRWMLRPVVVLLAGRRAATVAAGAEAFARAPRGGRGEVIEGEVVDEVFEGEVIDERPRTPTRDPHVLP, encoded by the coding sequence ATGTACGCCGCACTGTTCCTGCTGTACGTAGTGGTGGAGATCGCCGCGCTCGTCGTCGTCGGTCATGCCATCGGCGTGCTGTGGACCGTGCTCCTGCTGCTCGGAGGCACACTGGTCGGAGTGCTGCTGATGCGTTCGCAGTGGCGTCGGGTGATGGACGGCCTCCGCCGTGCCGCGCGCGGGGACGGCTCGCCCGGAGCCGCGGTCGCCGACGGCGCGCTCGTCGCACTCGGGTCCGCCTTGATGTTCGTTCCGGGCCTGGTCACGTCGGTGCTCGGGCTGTTGTTCCTCACGCCCCCCACGCGCTGGATGCTTCGGCCCGTCGTGGTCCTCCTGGCAGGCAGGCGCGCCGCAACCGTCGCTGCCGGTGCCGAGGCGTTCGCACGCGCACCCCGCGGCGGTCGCGGCGAGGTCATCGAAGGCGAAGTAGTCGACGAGGTATTCGAGGGTGAAGTGATCGACGAGCGGCCCCGAACCCCGACCCGTGATCCCCACGTCCTGCCCTAA
- the lnt gene encoding apolipoprotein N-acyltransferase, with the protein MSGNAMTRWTTGKRGVLVRSALSVAAGYLVFAGFPPRPLWFLAPVGIALLTLVLTGGGGAAPRLRAGFGYGYLAGLGFLVPLLPWIGVFVGALPWLALAAVESLFIGLFGMLAVLVSRLRWAPLWIAACWSLTEWLRSSVPFGGFPWGRLAFGQSEGWFLPLASIGGSPLLSFAIALTGAGIASVAVTVRARAGGAENWMRPLAGGLVAALAATVVSLALWPTLPGTDSGDRTVTVAAIQGSVPKLGLDFNDQRKRVLDNHVNRTLQLAADVASGAAPQPDLVIWPENASDIDPLRNADAAADITRASEAIGAPILVGTVLVNSDRTTTNSVIVWDGEAGPQERHDKKIIQPFGEYLPYRGFFRHFSSYADRAGNFVPGDGDGVVHANGIAVGVATCYEVAFDRAFEQSVGSGAELLAVPTNNATFGDTEMTYQQLAMSKVRAVEHGRAVVVAATSGVSAIIAPDGSTVQETPLFVPAALVSQVPLRTGITLASRLGPIPEVLLCLGAVAAVAFAVVRRRREVRTSIQGSTEKAPAVAGREDPHDIGDRIRAERGTERTDSGDHSDV; encoded by the coding sequence ATGAGCGGTAACGCGATGACGCGCTGGACCACCGGCAAACGCGGGGTGCTGGTGCGCTCCGCCTTGTCGGTGGCCGCGGGATACCTCGTGTTCGCCGGGTTCCCGCCCCGGCCGCTCTGGTTCCTCGCGCCCGTCGGCATCGCCCTGCTGACGCTGGTCCTCACCGGCGGCGGTGGTGCGGCACCGCGACTGCGCGCGGGCTTCGGCTACGGCTACCTCGCGGGACTCGGCTTCCTCGTCCCACTGCTGCCGTGGATCGGGGTGTTCGTCGGAGCCCTCCCGTGGCTTGCGCTCGCGGCGGTCGAGTCGCTGTTCATCGGACTGTTCGGAATGCTCGCGGTGCTCGTGTCCCGGCTGCGCTGGGCACCGTTGTGGATCGCCGCGTGCTGGTCGCTCACCGAATGGCTCCGCTCCAGTGTGCCGTTCGGCGGTTTCCCGTGGGGTCGGCTCGCGTTCGGCCAATCGGAGGGCTGGTTCCTGCCGCTCGCCAGCATCGGCGGCTCCCCGCTGCTCAGTTTCGCGATCGCGTTGACCGGTGCCGGGATCGCGTCGGTCGCCGTGACGGTGCGGGCCCGGGCGGGCGGCGCCGAGAACTGGATGCGTCCCCTGGCCGGGGGACTGGTTGCCGCCCTCGCCGCGACGGTCGTCTCGCTCGCGCTGTGGCCGACGCTGCCGGGTACGGACTCGGGCGACCGGACCGTCACCGTCGCCGCCATCCAGGGCAGCGTCCCCAAACTCGGACTCGACTTCAACGACCAACGCAAACGCGTCCTCGACAACCACGTCAACCGCACCCTCCAACTGGCGGCCGACGTCGCGTCGGGCGCGGCGCCGCAACCCGACCTCGTGATCTGGCCGGAGAACGCCTCGGATATCGATCCGCTGCGCAATGCCGACGCCGCCGCCGACATCACGCGGGCGTCCGAGGCGATCGGTGCACCCATCCTGGTGGGGACGGTGCTCGTGAACTCCGACCGCACCACCACCAACTCGGTGATCGTGTGGGACGGCGAGGCGGGACCGCAGGAACGGCACGACAAGAAGATCATCCAGCCGTTCGGCGAGTACCTGCCGTATCGCGGGTTCTTCCGGCACTTCTCCTCGTACGCCGACCGGGCAGGCAACTTCGTTCCCGGCGACGGGGACGGTGTCGTCCACGCGAACGGCATCGCGGTGGGTGTCGCGACCTGCTACGAGGTGGCCTTCGACCGGGCGTTCGAGCAGTCGGTGGGCAGCGGCGCGGAACTGCTCGCCGTCCCCACCAACAACGCCACGTTCGGGGACACCGAGATGACGTACCAGCAGCTCGCGATGTCGAAGGTGCGGGCGGTGGAGCACGGACGAGCCGTCGTCGTGGCAGCGACCAGCGGTGTGAGCGCGATCATCGCCCCCGATGGATCCACGGTGCAGGAAACACCGCTTTTCGTGCCCGCTGCCCTGGTGTCGCAGGTGCCGCTGCGCACCGGTATTACGCTGGCAAGTCGGCTCGGCCCGATTCCGGAGGTGCTCCTCTGCCTCGGCGCCGTCGCTGCCGTCGCCTTCGCCGTGGTGCGACGACGACGAGAAGTTCGCACATCGATTCAGGGCAGTACCGAGAAGGCGCCGGCGGTTGCCGGCAGGGAGGATCCTCATGACATCGGAGACCGAATCCGGGCAGAGCGGGGCACCGAGCGCACGGACTCTGGTGATCATTCCGACGTATGA
- a CDS encoding YciI family protein has protein sequence MSLFVVEYTYSPETSSLRDDHRTQHRGWLSELVRRKIVRSTGPLADGHGALFIVDAEDEDAVARLFAQDPFVQENLVQKVNIREWTPAMGEFSE, from the coding sequence ATGTCGTTGTTCGTCGTGGAGTACACGTACAGCCCCGAAACCTCGTCGCTTCGGGACGATCACCGAACACAACATCGCGGGTGGCTCTCGGAACTGGTCCGCCGCAAGATCGTGCGTTCGACCGGGCCGCTCGCCGACGGTCACGGTGCGCTGTTCATCGTCGACGCCGAGGACGAAGACGCCGTCGCACGCCTGTTCGCGCAAGACCCGTTCGTCCAGGAGAATCTCGTCCAGAAGGTGAACATCCGCGAATGGACGCCCGCGATGGGCGAATTCAGCGAGTAG
- a CDS encoding polyprenol monophosphomannose synthase: MTSETESGQSGAPSARTLVIIPTYDERENLGLIVGRLHAALPEAHVLVVDDGSPDGTGDVADALASNDEARRIHVMHRTEKNGLGAAYIAGFRWGLDRDYSVLVEMDADGSHAPEQLHRLLDQVDAGADLVLGSRYVPGGTVVNWPKHREWLSRGGNIYSRLALGVKIKDITGGYRAYRREVLEKLDLGAVESHGYCFQVDLAWRAIQEGFIVREVPITFTEREIGESKMSGGIVREALLKVTQWGLRNRIAKIRGVAGR, from the coding sequence ATGACATCGGAGACCGAATCCGGGCAGAGCGGGGCACCGAGCGCACGGACTCTGGTGATCATTCCGACGTATGACGAGCGGGAGAATCTCGGCCTGATCGTCGGACGCCTGCACGCGGCCCTTCCCGAGGCGCACGTTCTCGTCGTCGACGACGGCAGCCCCGACGGCACCGGCGATGTCGCGGACGCCCTCGCGTCGAACGACGAGGCCCGCCGCATCCACGTGATGCACCGCACGGAGAAGAACGGCCTCGGCGCCGCCTACATCGCCGGTTTCCGCTGGGGCCTGGACCGCGACTACTCCGTCCTCGTCGAGATGGACGCCGACGGCAGCCACGCGCCCGAGCAGTTGCATCGTCTCCTCGACCAGGTCGATGCGGGCGCCGACCTCGTCCTCGGTTCGCGGTACGTGCCGGGCGGCACGGTGGTGAACTGGCCGAAGCATCGCGAGTGGCTCTCGCGGGGCGGCAACATCTACTCGCGGTTGGCGCTGGGCGTGAAGATCAAGGACATCACCGGCGGTTACCGCGCATACCGCCGTGAGGTGCTCGAGAAGCTCGACCTCGGTGCGGTGGAGTCGCACGGGTATTGCTTCCAGGTCGACCTGGCCTGGCGGGCGATCCAGGAGGGCTTCATCGTGCGCGAGGTTCCCATCACGTTCACTGAGCGGGAGATCGGTGAATCGAAGATGAGCGGCGGCATCGTCCGCGAAGCGCTCCTCAAGGTCACTCAGTGGGGGTTGCGCAACCGCATCGCCAAGATCAGAGGTGTGGCGGGCCGATAG
- a CDS encoding CBS domain-containing protein, whose product MRIADVLRNKGPAVVTVEPGMSVSTLIGELARHNVGALVVTENDAVVGIVTERDVVRRIHERGPDILNGRVADIMTTSVFACLPTDTVDSLAETMTERRIRHLPVIVDGQLVGIVSIGDVVKSRIGELQTERDQLESYIDHG is encoded by the coding sequence ATGCGAATCGCGGATGTGTTGCGGAACAAAGGTCCTGCCGTGGTGACGGTGGAGCCGGGGATGTCGGTCAGCACGCTGATCGGCGAACTCGCCAGGCACAACGTCGGCGCCCTGGTGGTGACGGAAAACGACGCCGTCGTCGGAATCGTCACCGAACGCGATGTGGTGCGCCGCATCCACGAACGGGGCCCCGACATCCTGAACGGCCGGGTCGCGGACATCATGACGACGTCGGTGTTCGCGTGCCTCCCGACCGACACCGTGGACAGTCTCGCCGAGACCATGACCGAACGCCGCATCCGGCACCTGCCGGTGATCGTGGACGGACAGTTGGTCGGCATCGTCAGCATCGGCGACGTGGTGAAGAGCAGGATCGGCGAACTGCAGACCGAACGCGACCAACTCGAGTCGTACATCGACCACGGCTGA